Genomic segment of Rubrivirga sp. SAORIC476:
CCCGCCCCCGACCGAACCGGCTCCTCCGCTACCCCGTTTTTCGTCTCTCTTACGTGGTCTCGATGCGCAAGGCGCTGTCGGTTCGTCTCCTCGCGGTTCTCGCCCTCGCTGGCTTGGGCGCCGGGCTGCCTGGGTGCAGCACCGGGTCTCCGCTGCACAGCCGGTACAACAACTTCCGGGCGTACTACAACACGTACTACAACGCCTCGCAGTCGCTGGAGGAGGGCGAGCGGGCGCTGGAGCGGTCGGCGGTCACGGTGGATCGCAACCAGCTCGTCTCGGTGTTCCCGGTCACGGCCAGCACGCAGACCAGCGGGCCGTTCCAGGACGCCATCGACAAGAGCGCCGAGCTGCTCCGCTCGCGCGCGACCTCCAAGTGGGCCGACGACGCGCTCATGGTGATCGGCAAGGCCTACTTCTACCAGCGCAACTTCGTCGGCGCCGAGCAGAAGTTCCGCGAGACGATGGCGGCGGCAGAGCTCGTGGAGGACCGTCGGCTGGGGGATGAGGCCCGCTTCTGGCTCGGGCGCACGTACGCTTCCGCCAACCGCTTCGACGATGGCGTCCTCGTCCTGGAGGAGGGACTGGCCGACGAGGGAGGCGACCGCTTCTGGCGGGCCCGGATGCAGCTGGCCCTCGGCGAGCTCTACGCCCGCGCGGGTCGCTGGGACGAGGCCGCTGGGACGCTCCGCGAGGGCGCTCCCGAAGAGGGCGACGCCGACATCGCAGCCCGCGCGTTCGTGCTCCTCGGTCAGGTCGAGGAGCACGCCGAGCGCTGGGACGAGGCCGCGGCGGCCTACACCGAAGCTCTCCGCCGCCGTCCGGACTACGAACTCTCGTACGCAGCCGAGGTGGGGCGTGCCCTCGTGGTCGGCATCGAGGCTGGGCGCACGGACGAGGCCCTCGCGGCCGTCCGCGCGATGCGGTCGGACGACAAGAACTACGACCGGCGGGGTGAGCTGGCGCTCGTCGAGGCCCGGCTCCGCGCCGCGGCCGGCGAGACCCAGCGTGCGCGGTCTCTCTTCCGGGACGTGCTCTACGACGAGGCGCTCGCCGGCCAGCGGGTGCGCGGGGAGACCCACTACCGCCTCGCCGAACTCTACCGCGATGCCATGGGCGACTATGTGCTCGCGTCGGCACACTTCGACACCGCCGCGACCGCACTCCGGGCGCCCATTACCGACGTCCGCCCCTCGCGTGGCGCGATCCTCGACGTGGCCGACGAGGCGCGGACCTACAACGCGCTCGCGGAGACGGCCCGCCGGATCGCCGAGGTGGACTCGCTGCTCGCCCTCGGCGATCTCTCCGACGAGGACTTCAGGGCGCGGATCGAGGAGATCGAGGCCGAGCGTCGTCGCGTCTTCATCGAGGAGCAGCGCCGCCTCGACGCTGCGCGAACGGCGCAGGCGTTCAGCGGCAGTGGCGGGCTGGGCAACGAGCAGATCGGAGGGGGCCGTGTGGGTCAGGCCGCGGAGACACAAGCACAGCAAGCGCAGGCCGCGAACGGTGATGCCGGGTTCCTCGCGCACCGGGTCCCGGCCTCCGTGCAGGCAGGTCTGATCGCCTTCGAGCAGACCTGGGGCGACCGGCCCCTGGTGCCCAACTGGCGGCGGCGCGCTGCCCTCCAGGCGGGCGACGCCGCGTCGGCGCGGGGCGTGATCGGGAACGAGGTGGCTCGACGGGCGGGCAGCATTGGCGGGCCGCCGCCGCTGGACCTTTCGTCGGTTCCCCGGACGCCAGCGCGGCGGGCGGAGGCCGTGGCCTCGTTGGCCGGGCTCCGCTACGAACTGGCCAACGCGTTCTTCCTCTCCATCAACCGGGCCGACACCGCGGCGGCGCTCTACCGCACGATCCTCGCCGAGACGCCCGACCTGCCCGTGGCCGTCCGCGCACGCTACGCGCTGGCGGAGATCGAGCGCGAGGCGGGCCGAGACGACGTGGCGCGTCCGCTCTACGAGGCGGTCGCCGCGGCCGACTCGTCGGCGCTCCGCCAGGCCTCCCTGGTCCGCCTCGGGCGGGCGTCCGCAGACGAGGGGGAGGCGGTGGTCGAAACCTCCGCGGCCTACGACGCCGCCCGCCGGCTGTGGGTCGGCGGAGACCCGCTCGCGGGCGCCGAGGCGTTCGTCGCGCTGGGCGACGCGAACCCCGACGACGCCGATGCCCCGCGGGCCTACCTCGCCGCCGCCGTCGCGTA
This window contains:
- a CDS encoding tetratricopeptide repeat protein produces the protein MRKALSVRLLAVLALAGLGAGLPGCSTGSPLHSRYNNFRAYYNTYYNASQSLEEGERALERSAVTVDRNQLVSVFPVTASTQTSGPFQDAIDKSAELLRSRATSKWADDALMVIGKAYFYQRNFVGAEQKFRETMAAAELVEDRRLGDEARFWLGRTYASANRFDDGVLVLEEGLADEGGDRFWRARMQLALGELYARAGRWDEAAGTLREGAPEEGDADIAARAFVLLGQVEEHAERWDEAAAAYTEALRRRPDYELSYAAEVGRALVVGIEAGRTDEALAAVRAMRSDDKNYDRRGELALVEARLRAAAGETQRARSLFRDVLYDEALAGQRVRGETHYRLAELYRDAMGDYVLASAHFDTAATALRAPITDVRPSRGAILDVADEARTYNALAETARRIAEVDSLLALGDLSDEDFRARIEEIEAERRRVFIEEQRRLDAARTAQAFSGSGGLGNEQIGGGRVGQAAETQAQQAQAANGDAGFLAHRVPASVQAGLIAFEQTWGDRPLVPNWRRRAALQAGDAASARGVIGNEVARRAGSIGGPPPLDLSSVPRTPARRAEAVASLAGLRYELANAFFLSINRADTAAALYRTILAETPDLPVAVRARYALAEIEREAGRDDVARPLYEAVAAADSSALRQASLVRLGRASADEGEAVVETSAAYDAARRLWVGGDPLAGAEAFVALGDANPDDADAPRAYLAAAVAYVEWAGRDSLALVRPFPDSLVSTVLLAVADSLAQIETAAALEAAALEAATSTVEPDAAETGAETPEADDLEENVDPVSPSQERRILEEGMSDDAPRPLADPDDLDLSPEDRALMQARRQVDDEPLDDEVSRPRSAPAVDDDVVPRRETETAVDDEAPILRRNPAARRRQAPAATPVAAAAPPPSAEPPSALRALPVPDSTSFTLRHHLRGLVARYPGSPYAERATGLIARLPALPEIQLPVLSDTLRTDSLSVPDGLEASLPDSSVGPADSVQVDPDDPVLAEDPVEETLDGDREPEEEVAEPVAAASNTGLRSSEPIDPSLGGFTWRVRTLSIPDEGTQMVRVLKEAGFRAAILRDEGNTSFTVALGQFDDAEQAEAARDGLPAWARLRGEVIALSGFTVVPENDVDGP